A single Bacteroides sp. DNA region contains:
- a CDS encoding tetratricopeptide repeat protein codes for MKRIFRLSFFLILVLGFSGCALLRPLQKSQIISVFHLIETGKYNEARGAVEEMINNEESAEWAKVWYARGLLSQTAYREGIKKNDKKLSELYPDQLYVAFDSYERAVELDKRGRLEKQLKPHYVLLVNDFQQLGEKEFKAGNYPESLKAFEHALCIRDLAEFSAGIDTSLVFNAALAAYEGGNWGKASQHLERLHKLEHSPNVTHLLYDSRLSAGDTLTARQVLEEGIDIFEEEETLVLVLADLLVRLDLSKEAIGVLDAALERTPDKAVFHNTKGLIYQKDEDYQQAIDAYEQAIELDPEDLMAFLNIATCYYNIGVEIEEATLNMTNIYLVQREKEKSAEALEAALEWLDKVYEKEPEDPEVRNRLFELYRLLRINDKVNSLENNRR; via the coding sequence ATGAAAAGAATTTTTCGTCTCAGCTTTTTTCTTATTCTTGTTCTGGGGTTTTCAGGATGCGCTTTGTTGAGGCCTTTACAGAAGAGCCAGATCATTTCTGTGTTTCATCTGATCGAGACAGGCAAATACAACGAGGCTAGAGGGGCTGTCGAGGAAATGATCAACAACGAGGAGTCAGCCGAATGGGCCAAGGTATGGTATGCCCGGGGATTACTGAGCCAGACGGCTTACCGCGAAGGAATCAAAAAGAATGATAAGAAATTATCAGAGCTTTATCCCGACCAATTGTATGTGGCGTTTGATTCTTATGAGCGGGCCGTTGAGCTGGATAAAAGGGGAAGGCTGGAGAAGCAACTGAAACCTCATTATGTATTGCTGGTCAATGATTTTCAGCAATTGGGAGAGAAGGAGTTTAAGGCAGGGAACTACCCCGAATCTTTGAAGGCTTTTGAGCATGCCCTTTGCATCCGTGATCTGGCTGAATTTTCAGCTGGGATAGACACAAGTCTTGTTTTCAATGCCGCCCTGGCAGCTTATGAAGGAGGGAACTGGGGAAAGGCATCACAGCATCTGGAACGTTTGCACAAACTTGAGCATTCACCCAATGTTACCCATCTTTTGTATGATTCCCGCCTTTCGGCCGGCGATACCCTCACTGCAAGGCAAGTCCTTGAAGAGGGTATTGATATCTTTGAAGAGGAGGAAACCCTGGTATTGGTGCTGGCTGACCTCCTGGTCAGGCTGGACCTTTCGAAAGAAGCCATCGGGGTGCTCGATGCTGCTCTTGAACGTACACCTGATAAGGCCGTGTTTCATAACACCAAGGGATTGATTTACCAGAAAGATGAGGATTATCAGCAGGCTATTGACGCTTATGAGCAGGCCATTGAACTTGATCCTGAAGATCTGATGGCATTCCTGAATATTGCCACTTGTTACTACAACATCGGTGTGGAGATTGAAGAAGCCACCCTTAATATGACCAACATTTATCTAGTGCAGCGTGAGAAGGAGAAGTCGGCTGAAGCTCTGGAGGCCGCCCTGGAGTGGCTCGACAAAGTATACGAAAAAGAACCAGAGGACCCTGAAGTCCGCAACCGGCTTTTTGAGCTTTATCGTTTACTGCGTATCAACGACAAGGTAAATTCTCTTGAAAACAATCGCCGCTAA